CATTTTGCTGAATTATTAAGTTGTATATTTCGATATATTCTTGGCAAACTCTTTCCCAGGAATGATCTGCTGACATTCCTCTTTTTAAAACTTTATTGAAGTTTATTTTATCCTCATACAACCTAACAGCACGATTTATTGAATAGCATACATCAGCAACCGAAGCTTGATCATGACAAATGCCATTTCCTTCATCTCCAAAATCAATAACCGTATCCCTTAAACCTCCAGTTCTTCTAACGATTGGAATTGTTCCATAACGCATTGCATACATCTGATTTAATCCACAAGGTTCTACCCTAGAAGGCATTAAAATGTAATCTGAACCTGCATAAATCAAATGCGCTAAATCTTCATTATAACCTATAAAAACATTATAATTTCCTTTATAATCATTTCGTAATTGAGTTAATTGCGTCTCAATTTCTGAATTTCCTGAACCTAAAATCAAGATATTAATTTCCCCAAGATGTTCAGATAAAGCCAAAGCAGCAGCATGCGGCAGCAAATCACCTCCTTTTTCTTCAAACAATCGACCAATAAAGCTAAATAATGGTTTTGATGGATCTAGCTCAAATTGTTCACACAGTTTCTCTTTATTCTTTCTTTTTCCAGCTTCAAAATCATCAATCGAATAATTCTCCTCAATCATTTGATCTTTCATCGGGTTCCAGACTTCAATATCAATTCCGTTTAAAATTCCTTTAGATTTACTTCTTACAGAATTAAATAAAGATTCTAAACCATTTGCTGAAATATTAATTTCATTTAAATAACTTGGAGATACTGTAGTTACAGCATTGGCGCATTTAATACCAACTGCCAAAGAGTTGATGGAATTGCTCCATTCTAAAAATCCAACATGTTTTAAATCAAATTTTGGCAGATAATATAATTTATCAAAACCAAACCAACCTTGATATAGGCCGTTATGAATCGTAATAACTGTTTTTACATTTTTTATGCTTTCATATTTATAAGCAAACTGCAGTAAAAATGGAATAATGCCTGTATGATGATCATGACAATTAATAACATCTGGAGTTGTATTGCGTGCTATGATCCAATCAAGCGTGGCAATCTGAAAAGATAAAAATCTCTCGATATCATCTTCGTAACCATAAATATTTGGGCGATTAAATAATTCATTAATCTCTATTAGATATAATTCAAAACCTAACTTATCTGTTTTTTCTTTTAGAACACTAAACGGAAAATTATAATTTCCTAATTCAACTGTACCCCAATGAACACATTCAAAATCATTTTCATTTTTAAACTTCGTTTCATAGCAAGGAAGTACAACTCTAACAGAATGACCAGCAGCTTGTTGATATTTTGGCAATGCACCAACTACATCGCCCAATCCCCCAACCTTTGCCACAGGATAACATTCTGCACTAATATGAAATATTTCCATTTCCGAAATTAATTTGTGATTATCATAAGAAGCAATCATTTATATACTACTTTTATGCTTTTTAAATTTAGCAAAAAAACATCCAAAATCCTTCCTTTAAATAAGTTTTATTGAAATGGCAAAAAAGGCAATTAATCCTACTAAATCATTAAAAATTCCTAAGATTATTATAATATCTGCGAAAATTTGTGCTTTTATATCCACAAAGTTAGTTACAAAATTTGCCGCAAAGATTTTTACAACACCTATAAAGCATAAAGTTCCGAAAAGAGAATTAGAAATGGATGCTAAAAGCATTCAAGAATTAATCTTTGTCCCTTCAATTGATAAAAGTATTGTTACATACTCATATGGACAAAGTCAACGCAAAGTATTATTGGTTCATGGCTGGTCTGGGAGAGGAACGCAACTCTTTAAAATTGCTGATGAACTTTTGGCACAGGGATATTCAACAGTTAGTTTTGATGCTCCTGCACATGGAAAATCAAAAGGAACGACAACAATAATGTCAGAGTTTATAGCCTCTATCTTAGAAATAGAAAAACAATTTGGTCCTTTTGAAATTGCAATTGGGCATTCTTTAGGCGGAATGTCGGTTCTAAATGCGATAAAAGATGGATTTAAAATAGAAAAAGCTGTAGTTATAGGAAGTGGTGATATTATTCAGGATATTTTAGATGAATTTACTTCTAAACTGGGTTTACAAAAAGAAATTAGCAATCATTTGAAAGATGCTTTTGAAAGTAAATATCAAGTAATAATGGATGATTTTTCAGCCTATCGAGCAGCTCAAAAAATCAATATTCCTGTTTTGGTTATACATGATAATGATGATCCTGAAGTATCCGTAAAAGCTGGAAAGCATATTTATGAAAATCTTAAAAATGGATCTTTATTTTTAACTGATGGGTTAGGACACAGAAAAATACTAGGAAATCAAAATGTAATCAGAAAAATTCTAGAATTCATTAAAATCAATTAACTTTATAGGTAAATATTTAAGTATCAATATTAAATAAATTTAGAAAAATGGATTTATTTGGAGAAACTTTAGATTGGGAAGCTAAATTAAGACCTATTTTAAAAAAGTATAAAAGCAAAAAACATCCTTTAGATTATCAAAATCCATATCAGTTATTAGTTATGGTTCTTTTGTCTGCTCAAGATTCTGATGCCAATATCAACTCAATTGCACCAGTTTTATTTGAGAAATTCCCAACGCTTAAAAGTCTATCAAAAACTAATCTAGAAACTTTTTTACCCTATATAACTAAAGTTCGTAATCACGGAACTAAAGCACAATGGCTTTTGGATATAGCGAAAACCATAAAAGAGGATAGCAATATTCCTTTAACCATGTCAGGATTAATTGCATTGAAAGGCATTGGAAGAAAATCTGCAAACGTAATTTTGAGAGAAACCGGCCAACCAGCTGAAGGAATTATTGCAGATTTACACGTAATAAGAGTTGCACCAAGAATTGGAATAATTAAGGAATCTAAAGATGGTAATAAAGTAGAAAAAGATTTAATGCAGGCTTTACCGAAAGAAATTTGGTCAGAAATAGGAATGGCAATTTCATTTCTAGGTCGTGAAATCTGCAGACCTAAACCTAAATGCCCCGAATGTCTTTTAACTGATATTTGCCTATACTACAATACCGAAATCCTTAAAAATTAATTATTTTCTTCTTGTATCAATCAAATAAATAATCTTCCACGAATCTTTTTCTTTAAATAAAGTAAAGGCATTTACACCAGAATGGCTTAATTTATCATTTAAATAAAATTCATAAGGCGTCCAAACATGCGCCATTGCTCCGTCAATCTGAATAGTATAACTCAATATTTTTTCTTGGAATTTCATACTTGAAGGAATAGATGCAATAGATTTATAGAACTCTTTCACACTTTCATCAGATAATTTATTTCCTTTGACAACGCTTTCAGTAATAGATTGCAGAATCATTTTATTCGAACAAACCAATTTGATCTTTGTTGAATCTCTCTGATGAAATCCCTCAAAAAAAGATTCAATGCATTTTTGAACTTCTTGCTTTTGAGCATTCGAAGATAATCCTAAAAGAAGAAAAAATATAATGATATAAATTCTCATGGCTATAAAATTATTTAAACACCAAATTGAGATAAATGATGGTCTAAATGTTTCGCGAACATATTATTCCACTCTTTAGAAGACAACTTACCAAAAGAAAGAGATTCTTTCCCATCAAATTCTTTTTCTCCTAATTCTTGCGTTTTTTGAACATAGGAAATCAGTCTGCTTTTTTCTAGCCCAAAATCACGATTGCCTTTAATAATAAATTGCGGAGCTGTACTAAGGCTTCTTTGATAAGGAGTTTCATTTACAACTTTATTTTTAGCCAATAGCTTTAACAGAAGCTTCATGAAAGCATTTGGCTTCGAATGGATATTATCATAAACCATTTCATATGTAACGTTACAATGAGCCAACATTTGATCAACAGACATTTTTCCCCAAAGTGGCAGAGAATCTGTTTTAAGCTCATTAATCCTAGTAATAAATTGATCACAATCTTCTTTGAGAAAAACATTTTGCATTGTCGAAAATGAGATTTAAAGTTAAATATAGAAGTAAAAATATAAAATTTCTGATTAAAACAACTTTGAAATCTAGTATTTTAGCTTATTCGTGACGAGAAAAACAATTTCAGTTTAGATCAAAAAAAAACTTCAATTAACAAAAGCTAATTGAAGTTTTAGTACTCAGAGCGGGACTTGAACCCGCACGAACATTGCTGTTCACTGGATTTTAAGTCCAGCGTGTCTACCAATTTCACCATCCGAGCATTATGTGGTACCTCCAGGGATCGAACCAGGGACACATGGATTTTCAGTCCATTGCTCTACCATCTGAGCTAAGGTACCATATTGCTTATATTTCTATAAGTAAAAGTTAGAATAAAAAACCCCATTTAAAAACGGGGTTTTCAAAAGAAAGGCGACGACATACTCTCCCACATAACTGCAGTACCATCTGCGCAGGCGGGCTTAACTTCTCTGTTCGGGATGGGAAGAGGTGAGCCCCGCCGCAATAACCACCTTAAGGTTTTTAGTCTAAAGCCTAAGGTCGTAAAGTCTAAAGTTTTCACTTGAGGCTTTCAACTTTCGTCTTTAAGACTGCCCGCGACGGGCAAATATTTTAACATACTGAGATAAAGAAAAGCAAATATATTTTAGAAAGTTTCCTCCCGAGCCTTGCGGCCCGGGAAAAGGGTGTGCATAAGCTTACGGATTATTAGTACTACTCGACTATGACATTACTGCCTTTACATCTGTAGCCTATCAACGTGGTCATCTTCCACGATCCTTAAAAGAAATCTCATCTTGTGGTGGGTTTCGCGCTTATATGCTTTCAGCGCTTATCCCTTCCAAACGTAGCTACTCTGCGGTGCCCCTGGCGGGACAACAGATACACTAGAGGTTTGTCCAATTCGGTCCTCTCGTACTAGAATCAGATCCACTCAAATTTCTAACGCCCGCAGTAGATAGAGACCGAACTGTCTCACGACGTTCTGAACCCAGCTCGCGTGCCACTTTAATGGGCGAACAGCCCAACCCTTGGGACCTTCTCCAGCCCCAGGATGTGACGAGCCGACATCGAGGTGCCAAACCCCCCCGTCGATATGAGCTCTTGGGGGAGATCAGCCTGTTATCCCCGGCGTACCTTTTATCCTTTGAGCGATGGCCCTTCCATGCGGAACCACCGGATCACTATGCTCTACTTTCGTACCTGATCGACCTGTATGTCTCTCAGTCAAGCTCCCTTATGCCATTGCACTCTACGCACGGTTACCAAGCGTACTGAGGGAACCTTTAGAAGCCTCCGTTACTCTTTTGGAGGCGACCACCCCAGTCAAACTACCCACCAAGCACTGTCCTCTTCTTTGAAGAGTTAGGCCTCAGATAAACAAAGGGTTGTATTTCAACAATGACTCCACAACGCCTGGCGACGCCGCTTCATAGTCTCCAACCTATCCTACACATCATTTATCCAAGGTCAATACTAAGCTATAGTAAAGGTGCACAGGGTCTTTTCGTCCCACTGCGGGTAAACGGCATCTTCACCGTTACTACAATTTCACCGAGCTCATGGCTGAGACAGTGTCCAGATCGTTACACCATTCGTGCAGGTCGGAACTTACCCGACAAGGAATTTCGCTACCTTAGGACCGTTATAGTTACGGCCGCCGTTTACTGGGGCTTCAATTCAATGCTTCTCCGAAGATAACATCTCCTCTTAACCTTCCAGCACCGGGCAGGTGTCAGGCCCTATACTTCATCTTACGATTTTGCAGAGCCCTGTGTTTTTGATAAACAGTCGCCTGAACCTCTTCACTGCGGCCCCGATTGCTCGGGGCGACCTTTCTCCCGAAGTTACAGGTCTATTTTGCCTAATTCCTTAGCCATGAATCTCTCGAGCACCTTAGGATTCTCTCCTCAACTACCTGTGTCGGTTTACGGTACTGGTTCTTACTGCCTGAAGTTTAGAGGTTTTTCTTGGAAGCCCTTAGGCGCACTATCTCTTTGTCCGAAGACTCCGAGTACTATCGCATTTCACCAAGATCTCCGGATTTGCCTAGAGACCCTATAGCTAGGTGCTTTAACGAACTATTCCGTCAGTTCGCGGCGCTTTCATCACTCCGTCACCCCATCACAGCAATAAGAAGTACGGGAATATTAACCCGTTGGCCATCGACTGTCCCTTTCGGGTTCGCCTTAGGTCCAGACTAACCCACAGCTGATTAGCATAGCTGTGGAAACCTTAGTTTTTCGGTGTGCGGGTTTCTCGCCCGCATTATCGTTACTTATGCCTACATTTTCTTTTCTGACCGGTCCAGCATACCTTACGATACACCTTCAGCCCTGTCAGAATGCTCCCCTACCACTTTGCATTGCTGCAAAATCCATAGCTTCGGTAATATGCTTATGCCCGATTATTATCCATGCTCGTCCGCTCGACTAGTGAGCTGTTACGCACTCTTTAAATGAATGGCTGCTTCCAAGCCAACATCCTAGCTGTCTGGGCAGACAAACCTCGTTCTTTCAACTTAGCATATATTTGGGGACCTTAGCTGATGGTCTGGGTTCTTTCCCTCTCGGACTTGGACCTTAGCACCCAAGCCCTCACTGTTATCAATCATTATATAGCATTCGGAGTTTGTCAGGAATTGGTAGGCGGTGAAGCCCCCGCATCCAATCAGTAGCTCTACCTCTATATAACTAAAATAACGCTGCACCTAAATGCATTTCGGGGAGTACGAGCTATTTCCGAGTTTGATTGGCCTTTCACCCCTACCCACAGGTCATCCGAAGACTTTTCAACGTCAACCGGTTCGGTCCTCCACTGTGTGTTACCACAGCTTCAACCTGCCCATGGGTAGATCACACGGTTTCGCGTCTAACACTACTGACTAAAGCGCCCTATTCAGACTCGCTTTCGCTGCGGATCCATGGCTTAACCACTTATCCTTGCCAGCAGCGTTAACTCGTAGGCTCATTATGCAAAAGGCACGCCGTCACCCCACGAAAGGGCTCCGACCGCTTGTAAGCGCATGGTTTCAGGATCTATTTCACTCCGTTATTCACGGTTCTTTTCACCTTTCCCTCACGGTACTGGTTCACTATCGGTCTCTCAGGAGTATTTAGCCTTAGCGGATGGTCCCGCCAAATTCAGACAGGGTTTCACGTGCCCCGCCCTACTCAGGATACCGCTATCCATTATGCTCGTTGCCCATACGGGGCTGTCACCCTCTATGGCGCTCCTTTCCAGAAGCTTCCGGTTCCTTGCACATGAAATGTCGCGGTCCTACAACCCCAGCTATGCCGTAACATAGCTGGTTTGGGCTAATCCGCGTTCGCTCGCCACTACTTACGGAATCACTTTTGTTTTCTTCTCCTCCGCCTACTTAGATGTTTCAGTTCAGCGGGTTTGCCCACCTATCGGTGTGCTATATCTTCAATATAGCGGGTTGCCCCATTCGGGTATCTGCGGATCAATCAATGTGTGCTTGTCCCCGCAGCTTTTCGCAGCTTATCACGCCCTTCATCGCCTCTGAGAGCCTAGGCATTCCCCATGCGCCCTTATTTTGCTTATTGCACCAATCCTGATTATTAAAACAGGACCGTTTTTGTTTGTTTTTTATATTTTGCACGGATGCTCAATAAAAAACGCTTTCTACTTTCTTATTATTTTCTTATCTCAATATGTCAATGAACTTTATTTAGTCGAATGTCAAAAGTCGAAAGTCGTAAAGTGAATCACTTTAGGCTTTATGGCTTTAGGCTTTCTCACTAAAATCGTGGAGAATAACGGAGTCGAACCGTTGACCTCCTGCGTGCAAGGCAGGCGCTCTAGCCAGCTGAGCTAATCCCCCAATTTTTAAATCTCAGATTTTAGAATTCAGATTTTAGATTTCCTTTTCTTCTCTAATCTCCTTTGGCGAATCCCAGCTTCCAGAATTTCCTTCTTTAAGTCAAATAGTAGTCCCGGGCAGACTCGAACTGCCGACCCCTACATTATCAGTGTAGTACTCTAACCAGCTGAGCTACGAGACTCTGTTTTACTTAAGTTTTATCATTTTTTTAAATTAACAGCAAGAGCAATACAATCTCAGATTCCAAACCCACAGTCCGGCATCTTATTTCCCCAGCGTGCGTTGCCGCTAACGCTAAGGCTCTAGAAAGGAGGTGTTCCAGCCGCACCTTCCGGTACGGCTACCTTGTTACGACTTAGCCCTAGTTACCAGTTTTACCCTAGGCAGCTCCTTGCGGTCACCGACTTCAGGCACCCCCAGCTTCCATGGCTTGACGGGCGGTGTGTACAAGGCCCGGGAACGTATTCACCGGATCATGGCTGATATCCGATTACTAGCGATTCCAGCTTCACGGAGTCGAGTTGCAGACTCCGATCCGAACTGTGACCGGCTTTATAGATTCGCTCCCCCTCGCGAGGTGGCTGCTCTCTGTACCGGCCATTGTAGCACGTGTGTAGCCCAAGGCGTAAGGGCCGTGATGATTTGACGTCATCCCCACCTTCCTCACAGTTTGCACTGGCAGTCTTGTTAGAGTTCCCGACATGACTCGCTGGCAACTAACAACAGGGGTTGCGCTCGTTATAGGACTTAACCTGACACCTCACGGCACGAGCTGACGACAACCATGCAGCACCTTGTAAACTGTCTTGCGAAAGATCTGTTTCCAAATCGGTCAGTCTGCATTTAAGCCTTGGTAAGGTTCCTCGCGTATCATCGAATTAAACCACATGCTCCACCGCTTGTGCGGGCCCCCGTCAATTCCTTTGAGTTTCAAACTTGCGTTCGTACTCCCCAGGTGGGATACTTATCACTTTCGCTTAGCCACTGAACTTGCGCCCAACAGCTAGTATCCATCGTTTACGGCGTGGACTACCAGGGTATCTAATCCTGTTCGCTACCCACGCTTTCGTCCATCAGCGTCAATAAATTGGTAGTAACCTGCCTTCGCAATTGGTATTCCATGTAATCTCTAAGCATTTCACCGCTACACTACATATTCTAGTTACTTCCCAATAATTCAAGTCCTGCAGTATCAATGGCCGTTCCACCGTTGAGCGATGGGCTTTCACCACTGACTTACAAGACCGCCTACGGACCCTTTAAACCCAATGATTCCGGATAACGCTTGGATCCTCCGTATTACCGCGGCTGCTGGCACGGAGTTAGCCGATCCTTATTCTTACGGTACCGTCAAGCTGATTCACGAATCAGTGTTTCTTCCCGTACAAAAGCAGTTTACAATCCATAGGACCGTCATCCTGCACGCGGCATGGCTGGTTCAGGCTTGCGCCCATTGACCAATATTCCTCACTGCTGCCTCCCGTAGGAGTCTGGTCCGTGTCTCAGTACCAGTGTGGGGGATCTCCCTCTCAGGACCCCTACCCATCGTTGCCTTGGTAAGCCGTTACCTTACCAACTAGCTAATGGGACGCATGCTCATCTTTCACCGTTGTGACTTTAATAACCAAACCATGCGGTCCGATTATGCTATGAGGTATTAATCCAAATTTCTCTGGGCTATCCCTCTGTGAAAGGCAGATTGCATACGCGTTACGCACCCGTGCGCCGGTCTCTGGCTCCGAAGAACCATACCCCTCGACTTGCATGTGTTAAGCCTGCCGCTAGCGTTCATCCTGAGCCAGGATCAAACTCTTCATCGTATATTTTAATATTATATTGCGATGCTCTTCCTATCGGTTCTTTCGAATCTTCCGACTCTACTGCTCTTATTCTTTTTGTTCTGAAATCTCTTTCAGAACGGCTGTCAATTCAATATGTCTACGAACGTGTGTTTCTTTTTGTTTCGCCTGTATCTCAAAGCGGGTGCAAAACTAAAACTTCTTTTTGTTTCCTGCAAGAAAAAATTGAAAAAATTTTGAAGCTTTTTTTTCGCCTCTTTTTCTCTATTTCCCTCTCAGCATCTCAATGAACTTTTCCGTGTTTTGCGGGGCGCAAATGTAAAAAGCATTTCTCAATCTCGCAAGCTTTTCAGAATCTTTTTTTTTGAAAATTTCTTTTCTTCAGATCCCCAATTCCTGCCAGTATTTCGATGAACGCCTTCGCTGTTGCGGGTGCAAAAGTAGAACCTTTTTCCGCTTCCGCAAGCTTTTTCAAAGAGTTTTTTCAATCTTTTTCCGGTTTATTCCTTAACTTTCTAATAACGGGCAATTTACATTTCAGCTTTTTTTTATCGCTTGTGCGGTTTTTCTTCTTTTAGCTTCTATTTGGCTCGTTTTGCCGCAAAGGCACTAAGACGCAAAGCATTCTTTTCTGCCGTTTTTAATCTCGCAAAGGCACCACGGCGCTAAGTTTTCCCTATTCTTTCTTGCGGAAACTGGTTCCCTAGCCCCGATAGAAGCGGAAATCCTTTTTATGGCGGGGTTCGCCATAAAAAGATTGGAGCGGATAGCGGGATCCAGCTCCTTAATAAAATCCAAATTTCAATTTTAGGCTCCTAATTCCAAAAGCTGCGTTAAAAAAGGGCTTTAGTTTCCCTCAGAAGAAAGGCTTAGAATTTCTCCTAATATATAAGTATAAAAAACAAACCCGACAGATTTTGAAAAACTGTCGGGTTTATATACTATTATATATATGTATACTTATTTCTTATTTAAATCTTTTGCTTTTTGCTGCCATTTTTCCGCTAGATCTTCATAATTCAGAGGATTGGCTGGCTTTTGATTTGTCAATCGGCCAGATTCAAATGCTCTTACCAAAATCGTTTCTATCAAATAGTCTTCGTTTACATCGTAGGGTTTGTATTCTTCTTTTAAACTAATATCAAACAAATTGGCTGTTGTATTCGAAACGAAGGCCTTGAATCCACTTTTTAGTGTTTTTATGAGTTCGTATGTTGTAATTCCTGTTTGGCGATGGACTAGCTTTACTAAAATCTGTCCTTGTTTTCTAGAAAGTTTTTTAAGTCTTTCTTCAAATTCATTATTTAGATAATCTTCTACAATTTTGAAATACTTCTTCTTTTCACGGTTGGTTTTCAAACGTGCCATTCCGTTATTCAATGCCGTTAATCGCTCTGCGGCTAATTTTGCATACGGATAAACTTTATACACTCTATTTTGAAGAATTTGAAATTGTTTCATTTCTTCTGGACTCATCTTCTGTCCTTTTGAAATAATTATTTCTGGCAATTGAATGGTGTCGCCTAAAATAGAATCTTTCTCTGTTAATATATAGCCCATTTGTTCGTTCTCTTTGGGAGTAACTTGGGCTTTAGATGAAAAACAAACTAAGAGTATAAATAAAAAGGTGGTTAATCTCATTGAATCATAATTTAAGTGTAAAATTATATATTTATACACAACTCTAATACCAAATTTATATTTTAGCAGAAAAATATTTTTATGAGTACAAATTCTATCTTAAATGATACTTCTATAGCATTCTTAGAAAGCTACCTAAATAACGCTTCTCCTACTGGTTACGAAAGTGAAGGCCAAAAACTTTGGATGGAGTATTTGAAACCCTATGTTGATACTTTTATAACTGATACTTACGGAACCGCTGTTGGAGTAATCAATCCTGACGCTCCGTATAAAGTGGTTATTGAAGGGCATGCTGATGAAATTTCGTGGTATGTAAATTATATTACAGAAGATGGTTTAATATATGTTATTAGAAATGGTGGTTCTGATCATCAGATTGCCCCTTCTAAAAGAGTAAACATTCATACTAAAAAGGGAATCGTTAAAGGCGTTTTTGGATGGCCAGCTATTCATACTCGTTTACGTGACAAAGAAGAAATTCCAAAACTAAGTAATATTTTTATTGATTTAGGTTGCGAAAACAAAGAGCAAGTTGAAGCTTTAGGTGTTCATGTTGGATGTGTAATTACTTATCCTGATGAATTTATGATTTTAAACGAAAATAAATTTGTCTGCCGTGCGATCGACAATAGAATGGGTGGTTTTATGATTGCTGAAGTTGCTCGTTTACTAAAAGAAAACAATAAAACACTTCCTTTTGGTTTATACATAGTAAATTCTGTCCAAGAGGAAATTGGTCTTCGCGGTGCCGAAATGATCGCACATAGAATAAAACCGAATGTTGCCATTGTTACCGATGTTTGCCATGACACCACTACTCCAATGATTGATAAAAAAGTGGAAGGCGACCTTAAAATGGGCAAAGGTCCTGTTATTGGGTACTCTCCTGCTATTCAGAATAAACTTCGCGATTTGATTGTAGATACTGCTGAAGAAAACAAAATTCCTTTTCAGAGACATGCTACTTCTCGTGCAACAGGGACAGATACTGATGCTTTTGCTTATAGTAATGGAGGTGTTCCTTCTGCATTGATTTCACTTCCATTGCGTTACATGCATACAACTGTAGAAATGGTACATAGAGATGACGTTGAAAATGTTATTCAATTGATTTATGAGTCATTACAGAAGATTGAGAACAATGAAACTTTCTCTTATTTCAATTAAAACAATACCTTATATTAAATTCGGCCGTTTCTTAAAAATGGCCGAATTTATAAATTTACTCCAAGAATGAAAATACTACTACTCGAAGACGATTTTACTTTGTCTAAAGAAATCTCAGCATTCTTTACCTCTAAGAAATTCGAGTGTATTCCTTATTATGATGGTTCGTTTTTGCTGAAAAAATATTTCCCTTACGAATACGATTTGATTATTCTTGACATCAATGTTCCTGGATTAAACGGGATAGAGGTTTGTAAAGGCATTCGTAAAATCGATAATAAAACGCCAATAATCATGCTGACTGCTTTTAGTGAAATAGAAGATAAACTGTCTTCTTTTGATAGTGGCGCAGATGATTATTTGGTTAAGCCATTTCATTTTGAAGAATTATATGCTAGAGTACAATCTCTTTTAAGGCGAAAAGAAGTTCCGCAGCAGATAGAAAGTAAAATTGTAGTTAAAGATTTAGAAATTTTTGAAGAAGATATGAAAGTTTTTAGATCTAATGAAGAAATTAAACTTACTCCGAAAGAATTTAAGTTGATTTTAATTTTGGCTCATGCCAAAGGAAAAGTGCTTTCGAAACAATTTATTTCTGAAAAACTTTGGGACTACCATATTGAAACCAATCAAAATACAATTGAAGTTTATATTAACTTTTTGAGAAAGAAAATAGACAAGGATCACGAAATAAAACTTATTCGTACCAAGGTTGGCTACGGCTATTATCTAAGCGATCAAGAATGACATTAAAAAATAGAATATCACTTTTAGTAAGTTTACTGTTTACCATCCTTTTCGGGCTGGCATCTACAGTGATATTCATTTTGTATTCTAATTATCGAAAAGAAGAGTTCCGCGATCGATTAGAAATTAAAGCTTTATCCAACATCAAATTATTGGTGAATGTCAAACAGATCGATAATCAGCTTTTAAAAATAATAGATCAAAATTCCATTAATAAACTATATGATGAGAAAACCTTAGTTTTTGATTCTAATTATAAGCTAATCTATAGCAGTATCGATGATGCCAAAATTAATTGGTCGGTCGAAGACTTGAAGTATTTAAAAAAAAATAAAACTTTTTTTAAGCAACAAGGAGATTATGAAGTCTATGGCGTTTTTTATGATACAAACGACAAAGACTTTTATGCTTTGATATCAGCAACTGATGATTATGGCAAAAA
The Flavobacterium humidisoli DNA segment above includes these coding regions:
- a CDS encoding alpha/beta hydrolase, translated to MAKKAINPTKSLKIPKIIIISAKICAFISTKLVTKFAAKIFTTPIKHKVPKRELEMDAKSIQELIFVPSIDKSIVTYSYGQSQRKVLLVHGWSGRGTQLFKIADELLAQGYSTVSFDAPAHGKSKGTTTIMSEFIASILEIEKQFGPFEIAIGHSLGGMSVLNAIKDGFKIEKAVVIGSGDIIQDILDEFTSKLGLQKEISNHLKDAFESKYQVIMDDFSAYRAAQKINIPVLVIHDNDDPEVSVKAGKHIYENLKNGSLFLTDGLGHRKILGNQNVIRKILEFIKIN
- a CDS encoding glycogen synthase, with amino-acid sequence MEIFHISAECYPVAKVGGLGDVVGALPKYQQAAGHSVRVVLPCYETKFKNENDFECVHWGTVELGNYNFPFSVLKEKTDKLGFELYLIEINELFNRPNIYGYEDDIERFLSFQIATLDWIIARNTTPDVINCHDHHTGIIPFLLQFAYKYESIKNVKTVITIHNGLYQGWFGFDKLYYLPKFDLKHVGFLEWSNSINSLAVGIKCANAVTTVSPSYLNEINISANGLESLFNSVRSKSKGILNGIDIEVWNPMKDQMIEENYSIDDFEAGKRKNKEKLCEQFELDPSKPLFSFIGRLFEEKGGDLLPHAAALALSEHLGEINILILGSGNSEIETQLTQLRNDYKGNYNVFIGYNEDLAHLIYAGSDYILMPSRVEPCGLNQMYAMRYGTIPIVRRTGGLRDTVIDFGDEGNGICHDQASVADVCYSINRAVRLYEDKINFNKVLKRGMSADHSWERVCQEYIEIYNLIIQQNEI
- a CDS encoding endonuclease III domain-containing protein, with translation MDLFGETLDWEAKLRPILKKYKSKKHPLDYQNPYQLLVMVLLSAQDSDANINSIAPVLFEKFPTLKSLSKTNLETFLPYITKVRNHGTKAQWLLDIAKTIKEDSNIPLTMSGLIALKGIGRKSANVILRETGQPAEGIIADLHVIRVAPRIGIIKESKDGNKVEKDLMQALPKEIWSEIGMAISFLGREICRPKPKCPECLLTDICLYYNTEILKN
- a CDS encoding DUF1569 domain-containing protein: MQNVFLKEDCDQFITRINELKTDSLPLWGKMSVDQMLAHCNVTYEMVYDNIHSKPNAFMKLLLKLLAKNKVVNETPYQRSLSTAPQFIIKGNRDFGLEKSRLISYVQKTQELGEKEFDGKESLSFGKLSSKEWNNMFAKHLDHHLSQFGV
- a CDS encoding DUF4294 domain-containing protein; the protein is MRLTTFLFILLVCFSSKAQVTPKENEQMGYILTEKDSILGDTIQLPEIIISKGQKMSPEEMKQFQILQNRVYKVYPYAKLAAERLTALNNGMARLKTNREKKKYFKIVEDYLNNEFEERLKKLSRKQGQILVKLVHRQTGITTYELIKTLKSGFKAFVSNTTANLFDISLKEEYKPYDVNEDYLIETILVRAFESGRLTNQKPANPLNYEDLAEKWQQKAKDLNKK
- a CDS encoding nuclear transport factor 2 family protein, whose translation is MRIYIIIFFLLLGLSSNAQKQEVQKCIESFFEGFHQRDSTKIKLVCSNKMILQSITESVVKGNKLSDESVKEFYKSIASIPSSMKFQEKILSYTIQIDGAMAHVWTPYEFYLNDKLSHSGVNAFTLFKEKDSWKIIYLIDTRRK
- a CDS encoding M42 family metallopeptidase produces the protein MSTNSILNDTSIAFLESYLNNASPTGYESEGQKLWMEYLKPYVDTFITDTYGTAVGVINPDAPYKVVIEGHADEISWYVNYITEDGLIYVIRNGGSDHQIAPSKRVNIHTKKGIVKGVFGWPAIHTRLRDKEEIPKLSNIFIDLGCENKEQVEALGVHVGCVITYPDEFMILNENKFVCRAIDNRMGGFMIAEVARLLKENNKTLPFGLYIVNSVQEEIGLRGAEMIAHRIKPNVAIVTDVCHDTTTPMIDKKVEGDLKMGKGPVIGYSPAIQNKLRDLIVDTAEENKIPFQRHATSRATGTDTDAFAYSNGGVPSALISLPLRYMHTTVEMVHRDDVENVIQLIYESLQKIENNETFSYFN